The Spirosoma sp. SC4-14 DNA window ACAAGCCTGTAGGCGTTATGGCTACGGTCAACTACGGAACCTACAACACCTTTCGTGGAGCTATTGGATTGAGCGGCCAAACCAGGCGATTGTCGTATAATGTTCAGTATACCCGCCAATCGTCGGCTGGTTTTTCGTCGGCTACCGACCCAACGGGGACGAATAATTTCGACAACGACGGATACCGGCAAAATGCCCTGCTGGCCAATCTGACCCTACAGCTAACGAAGCGATTGAGCTGGAAAGTGCAGGGAATGTTGACCGCCTATAACGCCGATATCGATGCCGGAGCTTTTGCCGACGAAAAGGATTATACGTTCAAAAACAAATTTAAGCGGTTGGCTACGGGCGTTGAGTATAAGCATTCGCATGGTCGACTGGTCATAAACTACAGCCTTGGCGACAGTCGCCGGACGTATAAAAATGATTCAACGTCGGTAGAACCTAACGCGTCGGAGCGGTATTCGTATCAGCAATATGGTGGCTTGGCCCATTATGCTGAAGTCTATCATAACCTGAAACTGGGATCGTGGGGCGAACTACTGACAGGGGTTGATTATCGGTTCAGCAATACTGATCAAAGCTATTTGTCGGTTAGCGATTATGGCCCTTATCAGTCGCCACCAATTGGTGCCGACACAGCCCGGATTGGGCAGTTAGGGGCCTATGCAACGGCCGTTCTGACGCCGTATCGGGGTCTTTCGGTTGAATTGGGTGGCCGCTATAACCGCAATTCGCTCTATGGCAATGTGTTTACGTATTCGTTCAACCCGTCGTATCTGGTGGCCGATCGGATCAAGGTGTTTGTCAATCTGTCGTCGGGTTTCCGGGCTCCAACGCTTTATCAATTGTTTTCGCCATATGGCAATAAGGCGCTCCGGCCTGAGCATAGCTGGTCGACCGAAGCTGGAGTGCAACTGTTTACGCATAGTCGGAATGCCTGGGTTCGTGCCGTTTATTTCGACCGGCTGATTAAGGATGTCATGTTCTTTGAGTCGTTGAATACAGCTCCCTATGGTCGTTACATCAATTTCGACCGGCAGCACGATCATGGGCTTGAGATCGAAGCGCAAACCGAAATCAACAAGTTCACGCTGTCGGGAAATATTACGTTGCTGACTGGCGAATTGAAAACGAAAAGTGCCGGACGCGATACGGCCTACAACAACCTGTTCCGTCGCCCGAAAACGCAGATCAATCTGAGCGTTGGCTATCAGGTTATCCCAACGTTATTTGTGTCGGCCACGATGCGGTCGATTGGCGAGCGGACCGATCGTTTTTATAACAGCGAAACATTCAACACCGACAATGTGAAACTAGCTGCTTATACAACGGTCGATCTATACGCCGAAGGGAAACTGGCACCCCAGTTGCGGGTGTATGCCGATGTTCGGAACCTGTTCGACAAAATCTATTACGATATTTATGGCTTTAATACGCGTCGTCGGAATGCAAACATCGGCCTTCGCTTTACCTGGTAACCATCACACACGATGAAACAACAACTCAATCCTCGCTTTGCGGTTCTATTGCTGTTTATTGCCCTAGCGGCTATCCTGCGAATAGCCAATTCAGGACAATGGTCGCCCCTGTTTAATTTTACGCCCATTGGCGCTATGGCCTTGTTTAGCGGTTCCTATATCAAAAACCGTGGGAAGGCCTTTGGGTTACCCTTACTGACGTTGTTTCTGAGCGATCTGGTGATTAATCTGGTGTTATACAGAGGTCAGTTCGGTATTATGTACAATGGCTGGTACTGGATTTACGGCATTTTTGCCTTGCTTGTCTGGTACGGACAGGTCTTGCTTCGCCAGGTTACGATCAGGAATATCATTGTGGCGGCTCTGGTAGCATCGCTCTCGCACTGGCTCCTGGCCGACACCAGCGTTTGGCTAACGGGTGGCACTGATCTGCGTACGAACCTGCCATTGTCGCGCAATTTTGAGGGCTGGCTTCAGTGCATCACGCAGGGGATTCCGTATATGCGCAATTTTCTGGCTGGTACGCTCGCCTACGGCACCCTGCTCTTTGGCGGCTTCGAATGGTTACAAACGCGCTACCCGAAACTGGCGGTTGTATAAAAGAGTGAAAGAGTGAAAGAGCGAAAGAGTGGCTGACGCATCAATATTCACCCGTTCGCTCTTTCACTCTTTCACTCTTTCACTCTTTCGCTCTTTCACTCTTTCACTCTTTCGCTCTTTCACTCTTTCACTCTTTCGCTCTTTCACTCTTTCACTCTTTCGCTCTTTCACTCTTTCGCTCTTTCACTCTTTCACTCTTTCGCTCTTTCGCTCTTTCGCTCTTTCACTCTTTCACTCTTTCATGGCATATCTGCATCTGATTACGGGCGGAGCCCGAAGCGGTAAAAGCCGTTATGCGCAGCAACTGGCGCTGGGCTGGTGCTCCAATCCGGTTTATGTGGCTACGGCCCGTGTTTGGGACGACGAGTTTGCGGAGCGAGTAGCACGTCATCAGTTGGACCGCGGTCCGGAATGGACGGTATTTGAAGAAATGCGTCTGGTAAGCCAACTTCCTATTGCCGGTCAGACGGCTGTGATCGACTGTGCGACGTTGTGGCTGACCAACTTTTTTAGTGATACCAATAGTAATGTTGCTAAATCACTCGATCTGTTCAAACAGGAAATCGATGCCTTGCTGAACATTCCCGGACGGTTCATTATCGTGACCAACGAAATTGGGATGGGTGTTCATGCCGAAACGGCCATTGGGCGGGCGTTCACCGATTTGCAGGGGTGGGCCAATCAGTATGTAGCAAGTCGGGCCGATGCCGTCACGCTGATGGTCAGTGGGTTGCCGCTAGTTGTAAAAGCACCAATACCATGAAAAAAGCAATCATGAACTGGTCGGGTGGGAAAGACTCGGCTCTGGCATTGTGGCGCATTCGGCAATCGGGAAACTATGCCGTAGAAACGCTGCTGACGACCCTGAATGCCACTAACCGCCGGATTTCGATGCATGGCGTTTCCGAAAAGCTCCTGGACGAACAGGCATATCGGCTAGGGTTGCCGCAAACAAAACTGTACTTACCCGAAGAAAGCGCAATGAGCGATTATGAGCAGCGAATGGCCGATGCATTGCAGCCGCTGGTCGATAGGGGAGTGACACAGGCTATTTTTGGCGATATTTTTCTGGAAGATCTGCGGCAATGGCGCGAAGACCGGTTGGCGAAACAAGGCCTTACGGGTGTTTTCCCGATTTGGCAGATGCCGTCTCTCCAGTTATTGGATGAATTCTGGGACGCTGGTTTTGCTACAATTGTGGTTAGTGTCAACAGCCAGTATCTCGATAAATCGTTCTGCGGGCGTGTGCTCGATCGGGCCTTTGTCGATGAGCTGCCTGCCGGAGTCGATCCGTGTGGCGAAAATGGAGAGTTCCATACTTTCGTGTATCAGGCTCCCTATTTTGCCGAACCGATTGACATACAGGTGAAGGATATTGTAACGAAAACATATGAATTCAACACGGCTACAGGCGAACAACAGACATCGACCTATTATTTTGCTGACCTGCAAGCGCTTTAAGTCGTCTGTTTTGGGTCAATAAAAAACAAAAAGCGGTTGATTTAGGGTTTATTCGCAATAAATCGGTTCTTTGCCGAATAAAAATAGTTCAGTTGCAAAGGTTCATGGGAGTCCGTAGTGGTTTGCTTAGCGGTATCTGCATTGGGTTAATATTTGTTATAACAGGAAGCTGTCGGGTCGAAGATGCGCCACCGTCGCCGTATGAAGCAGGGGCTTATATTGTGAATGCAGGCGCGCCAGGAGCCAATAATGGATCTATTTCATATCTGGCCGCTAACGCAAAAACACCCGCTACCGATATATTTAGTGCAGTCAATGGTCGGCCATTAGGGGGTACGGTTCAGGATTATACCGAGATCAATGGGAAAGGGGTAATTCTGGTCGATAACAACGCAATAGGGCAGGATCGCATCGAAATAGTGGAATCGGGAACGTTTACATCACTCGCTACCTTTCAGGCTCCCGATGTCGAAAATCCACGGTATGTTATCTACGCTGGCCCCAACAAAGCCTATGTCAGTTGCTGGGATACAACGAGTAACGGTTTCTCTAAACCGGGCTATGTGCTGGTACTAAATCTGGGTTCCCGAACGGTAGAGAAGAAAATTCCGGTTGCTAAAGGGGCCGAGCGACTCATATTAGCCAATAGTGAAGTGTTTGTTGGAAGTGTTGCCGGTGAGCCAACGCTAACCGTAATCGATACCTATACCGACGAAGTTGTTCAGCCCGGACTTACGGTTGGCGCTAACACAAATCCTGTTGGCTTCGATTATAATAAAAAACTTTGGGCGTATGCGGCCTCAACCAACGAAATGGTCCGCATCAATCCGGCAGGAAAAGTTGTGGAAACCCGCATCAAAGTCGGAAGCGGTGCCAAAACACCCAGTTCAATTACGCTCAGTGCCGATAAGCAGCTTTTTTATTTTGTTAACTCCTTTGCCGATCCGGCCAATGGTGGTAAACAGACTGGCGAAACCTATCGATTCTCGATCAACGATACCGAAATACAGGCCAATGTGCCGTTTATTCGGCGTTATTTTACGGGGTTAGGAGTAGCCCCGACCTCATCGGAAGGCTTGATTTATGCCGCAGCTACACCGTCTTACAGTCAGCCCGGTTATGTGCTGCGCTACCGATCCAATGGCGCCCTGGTCGATTCGGTTCAGGTTGAGGTGGCTCCTACGCGGTTCTATTTCCGCTAATCGCCTATTCCCGGCCCATCGTTTCCATCCGTATCCGGGATTCTTCCAGATCCAGTTCGTAGAGAATATTACGAAGTACTTCATCGTCTTGTCCCTCGCGACGCAGGTGCGTTGCCAGTTCCCGTTCAACCTGAATAATTTCTAGTTGCATCCGTAGCGCTTCCCGAACTGCCGATTCATTAACTTTTGACCGACGGCCATTTTGCTGTAGGCGCAACCGATCAATTCGTGTTTCGTATTTGTGTTTTAGCAGCGACAAGGTTTCGTCCGACACATCATCGCTAAGCGAATAATGGGCTTCGATGTGTTCAATTGCCGAGGTGGCCAGTTGAATACGAAGTTTAATCTCGTCTTGTTTAGCTCGTTCATCAGGTTTAATATTCAGCCACCGAATCACGATAGGAAGTGCCAGGCCTTGTAACACCAAAGTCGAAAAAATTACGCAATACGAAAAGAAAATAATCAGGTCGCGCAGCGGGAATGGGCTTCCGCTGCTCAGTTTGAGCGGTAGCGCCAGCGCCACGGCTAGTGCTATTACACCCCGCATTCCGGTCCAGCCAATAACGGTTACCAGTTTCTGGTCCAGAAGCGGATGTGATTCACTTTTTGGGTTTATTAATCGGGAAACATAACTGGCCAAAAATACCCAGACGAATCGAATCAGAATGACGGCCAGACTAACCACGGCTCCGTAGAAAATCAGTTTAGAAGGCGAGTAGCGTTCTGTTGTCAGCAGAATTCGTCGCAGTTGCAGACCCATCAGCACAAAAACGACACTGTTGAGAATAAACGAAATGACGTTCCAGATATTGATGGTTTGCAAATGTGCCTGCCGCGACAGAAATTCCGACGATCGGATGGTAAGAAACAAGCCCGACGACAAAACGGCCAGCACGCCCGATACGTGCCATTCTTCGGCAATCAGAAAGCCGGCAAAGGGTGTCAGCAGGGTTAATGTTGTTTCGACAACAGGGGTTTCTTTAGTGAGTCGGTTGATGTTTTTTACGACCCAGGCAAGTGCCAGACCAATACCTATACCGCCCGAAACCACCAGCAAAAATTGCCCGCTCGCTTCAATCAGAACAAACTGCCCCGTGGTGACGGCGGCAACGGCATAGCGGTAAACAATGAGGCCCGTGGCATCGTTGACCAGGCTCTCGGCCTCCAGAATGGCCACAACCCGACGGGGCAATCCCATTTGTTTAATGATCGATGTACCTGCTACCGGGTCAGTTGTGGCTACGGTTGCGCCCATAACAAAAGCGAGCGGCCACGAAAACCCCGGAACGAACGTATGCATCACCCAGGCGATGCCAACGGTAGAAAACAGCACAAGCCCAAAGGCCAATAAGAGTATAGGACGAAAATTAGCTTTAAAATCGCTCCAGGAGGTATTCCAGGCTGCCGAATAGATGAGGGGTGGCAGGAAAATAAGAATCACCACATCGGGTCGGAGCACAACAAACGGAAGCCCTGGAATCAGACTGATGGCTATTCCGGCCAGTACCAACACAATTGGCGAGGCAATCCGAATTCGTTCGGCCAGAGCCGCCAGGGCAGTTACTATGGCTAGCAGGCTAACAATTAACGCGACACTACTCATGCATAACACAACCGCACGAGTTGTCGGTGTGTTTATCGGCACTCCTGATCCAACTGTGTTTATCGGCCCCGGATGCCAAAGAAATGATAAGTAATTTCTGAAAAAATAGAGGATATTTCGTTCATTTCAGGCTTTTAGCTGTAATGCTATTCAGAGTTGAAGAAATATAAATAATTTGCGGTTTAAGGACGTATCTGTTCTAAACCACGTTTTCGTTCTTCTTCTGAAAAACTCTCTTAATTCACCTTTACTTACCTATCTATGAAACGTAGAGAAGCCATACAGCGAGCAGCCCTGATGATGGGTGGTATGTTGTCGGCACCCACGTTGGCGGGCGCACTGGGCCGCATCACAAACACGGGGCCGAGCGTAGCCGTAACTGCCGAACAGGAAACCCTGCTCGCCGAAGTTGCTGATGTGATTATTCCCACAACCAGTACGCCAGGGGCCAAAGCCGCCGGGGCCGAAAAATTCATTGTGCGGGTGATGCGCGACTGCTACCCCAAAAGCGATCAGGATAACTTTTATGCCGGTCTTGCCAGGCTGGATACCAATAGCAAATCGAAGTTCGGGAAAGGGTTTATGGACTTAGATGGAGCCCAGAAGAACGAAATGGTGAAGCAGATCATGACCGACGATAAACCGTTCTTCCTGCGCATGAAGGAGTTGACAACTACTGGCTATTTTACGTCAGAAATTGGGGCGACCAAAGCGCTCGAATACCTGCCCGTTCCGGGCCAGTTCAATGGCTGTATGCCGCTGAAACCTGGCCAGAAAGCCTGGGCTCTTTAAACCGTTTATCGTTAATCGTTGCTTCGCCAATAAGCATACATCCTTCTATGGCAGAGCAACCATAAACCGAAAACTTTTTTAAAATGAACCTCAACATCGATTCTATAAAAGAAACTACCTACGACGCCATTGTGATTGGGTCGGGAATAACGGGCGGATGGGCCTCTAAAGAATTAACCGAAAAAGGTATGCGGGTGCTGATGCTTGAAAAAGGGCATCAGCTTGAGCACGTTACCGGCTATGAGTATGCCATGAAAGATCCCTGGCAGACAAAATATAACGGTCGACTAACGATGGAGCAGAAAGAAACGCACCCAAAACTGATGCGCGATTATCCCTACAACGAGATGACCGAAACGTATTGGATGAAGGATACCGATTCGCTCTATAAAGAAGTTAAACGTTTTGATTGGTACCGGCCTAATATTGTGGGCGGTAAGTCGATTATGTGGGGGCGGCAATCATACCGGCTAAGTGATATTGATTTTGAAGCAAATGCTAAAGACGGTATTGCAGTCGACTGGCCTATTCGCTATAAAGACATTGCCCCGTGGTACTCCTATGTCGAAAAAATTGCCGGTATTTCCGGAGAAGCCCTTGGCCTACCCCAACTTCCAGATAGCGATTTTTTGCCGCCAATGGAAATGTATTGCGTTGAGAAAGAAGTTCGTAAGCGCATTGAAAAGAACTTCCCAGGTCGAACCATGACCATTGGGCGTGTGGCAAATCTGTCGAAAGCGCAGGAAGCTCAATTGGGCGTTGGCCGGGCTCCGTGTCAGTATCGGAACAAATGTTCGCTCGGTTGCCCCTACGGAGCCTATTTTAGTACGCAATCCTGTACGTTGCCCTACGCAGCCAAAACGGGGCGGTTAACGCTGCGTCCCGATTCGGTTGTTACCGAAATTATATACGATGAAAATCAGAAACGCGCAACGGGCGTTCGGGTGATTGATGCCGTAACGCTTCAGGGCCGCGAGTACTTTGCCAAAGTTATTTTTGTGTGTGGTAGTGCTCTCGGATCAACAGCAATTATGCTGAATTCGAAGTCGAGCCGCTTCCCGAATGGAATCGGTAACGATTCGGAGCAACTGGGCCATAATTTGATGGATCACCACTTCCGCATTGGTGCGTCGGGCGAATGGGAAGGCGATCTGGACAAATATTACATCGGTCGCCGGGCTAATGGCATTTATGTACCACGCTATCGCAACATCGGCAACGACAAACGCGATTATCTGCGCGGCTTTGGTTATCAGGGTGGTGGTAGTCGGCAGGGCTGGCAGCGGAACATTGCCGAAATGAGCTTCGGAGCCGATTATAAAGACGAACTAACTAAACCCGGTCCGTGGACAATGGGTCTGGGTGGTTTCGGCGAAACGCTGCCTTACTACGAAAACCGGATGTATCTCGACAAAAACGAAAAAGACAAGTGGGGAATGCCAATTGTTGTTTTCGATGCCGAGTTGAAAGAGAATGAGAAGAAAATGCGCGTCGATATGATGAACGATGCGAAAGAGATGCTGGAATCGGCTGGTGTCAAGAACGTGAAAGGCTATGACCGGGGTTCGTATCTGGGTATGGCAATTCACGAGATGGGTACCGCCCGCATGGGTCGCGATCCGAAAACGTCGGTGCTGAACGGCAACAATCAGATGCACGCTGTTAAGAACGTGTTTGTGACCGACGGAGCCTGCATGGTGTCGGCATCATGCGTGAACCCATCGTTGACCTATATGGCTTTGACCGCTCGGGCCGCCGATTTTGCCGTTAAGGAAATGAAAAAGAAGAACATCTAGTCGTGTCAGTTTTCAATAAAAACATCCTGGGTAGCAATGCGCTGTCCAGGATGTTTTGTTGAGTAACCGTTACTCCAATATGAAATTTGCCTCCAGACAATCCTGCGAGTTGGTCCCTACAAACACAATGAATTCGCCATTTTCGGCAATGTAATTCAGGTTATTGTCGTAGTATTTCAGGTCATTAATCGAAATAGGAAAGCTAATGGTTTTACTCTCACCTTTCTTGAGGAAGATTTTCTGAAACCCTTTTAGCTCCTTTACCGGGCGGGTGTTGCTGCCAACTTTATCGCGGATGTATAGCTGCACTACTTCCTGTCCATCAAAATCGCCCACATTTTTTACAGTAACGGTAGCCATAAGTTTATCGGAGCGTTTCATTTTACGGGCACTGAGCTGGAGGTTGCTGTAGTCGAACCGGGTGTAGCTCAGACCGTAGCCAAATGGGTACAATGGTTTGTTCGACACGTCCAGATAATTGGAACGGAACTTCTCGAAGCCTTCCTTTCCGCTCCACGGACGGCCTGTGTTTTTGTAGTTGTAATAAATTGGAATTTGCCCAACGCTGCGGGGAAATGTCACACTTAGTTTTCCCGACGGAACCACATCGCCAAAAAGTACATCGGCAATGGCATTACCCGCTTCGCTTCCCCCAAACCAGGTATTCAGAATGGCCGGTACGTTGGCATCTTCCCAGGTAAGTACTAGTGGGCGCCCTGTAAACACGACCAGTACCACTGGCTTGCCCGTTTTGAGCAAAGCTTTCAATAGATCCTGTTGATTTTGCGGAATTTGGATGTCGGATCGACTCGCGCTCTCGCCCGACATCTCGGCCGATTCTCCCAGTCCGACTACAATCACATCGGCAGTTTGGGCAATTTTTAAAGCTTCTTCAATCAGTTCGGCGTCGCTCCGGTTATCGCGGTTGGTAGGCTTTCCAAAAATACTGACATTGGCTTCCTGAGTTGGATCAGAATACACATTGGCACCTTTGGCATACACGACCGATACGTTATTGCCCCCACCATGTTTGATCCCATCGACCAACGAGACACATTTGGCAAAGTCGGCCGAAACGGCCCAGGTTCCGGCCATGTTTTCGCGATTATTGACCAGTGGACCAATCACGGCAATGGTTCCTTTTTTGGTTAGGGGTAAGGTCTTATTGGCGTTTTTGAGCAACACAAACGAATTAGCTGCTGCCGACCGGGCTTGCTGGCGGTTGTTTTCGGTAAAGATTTCGGTTTTAGCTCGCTGATCATCGCAGTAGCGGAATGGATCGTCGAATAAGCCTAAATCATATTTTGCCTCCAGAACCTTGCGGCAGGCTCTGTCGATGTCGGCCATTGCTACGGTTTTGTCTTTTACCGATTGGCCTAACGTAGTCAAAAAACCTTCGCCAACCATGTCCATATCGATGCCTGCCAGCAGGGCTTTGGCCGAAACGGTTTTCAAATCGCCCAGACCATGATCGACCATTTCGTTAATGCCCGTATAATCCGTTACAACAAGTCCCTTAAATCCCCACTGTTTCCGCAGCACATCGGTCAACAGCCACTTATTGGCCGTGGCCGGAATGCCATCAATTTCGTTGAACGAAGCCATTATAGACCCAGCTCCCGCATCGAGAGCTGCTTTGTAGGGTGGCAGGTATTCGTTATACATTCTGACCCGGCTCATATCGGTCGTGTTATAATCGCGTCCGGCTTCGGCAGCGCCGTAGAGGGCATAATGTTTTACGCACGCCATAAGCGTATTATTTTTCGACAGGTCGGAACCCTGGTAACCCCGAACCATTGCCCTGGCAATTTGCGAACCCAGGTATACATCTTCGCCCGACCCTTCGGCAATTCGACCCCAGCGCGGGTCACGACAAATGTCGACCATCGGCGAATAGGCCCAGCATATTCCGTCGGCACTGGCTTCTGTAGCGGCAATCCGTGCCGATTTTTCGATTAGCTCAAGATCCCAACTGCACGACAAGCCTAAGGGTATGGGGAAAGCCGTTCGGTAGCCATGAATAACGTCCATACCGAAAATAAGCGGAATTTTCAGGCGGGTATTGTTGATGGCGAGTTCCTGCGTTTTTCTGACTTTTTGCGGAGACGACATGCTGAACAGTCCGCCTACTTTTCCGGCTTTGATTTTGGTTTCTACATCATTACTAACGGTGGAGCCGGTGGTTGCTTCGCCACCCGTAAGCAGGTTCAGTTGCCCAATTTTTTCTTCTAAGGTCATCTTTTGCAATAGGCTGGTAACGAAAATGTCACGTTTAGAGCCTTTTTGCCCCTGGGCCGAAGTTGATAACAGGCAACATAAGAGAATTAAATAGCAAGAGGCATGAATAACTTTTTTCATAAAAAGCAGAACGGATTTAGTTGGAATAAGCGATTTAGGATTGGGTTGCTAACGATTTCTGATTAGGAAAAGGAGCCTGAATACATCAACGGTAGGTCCTTCTTTCGAAATGAAGGTGGTCAGCAGTAAGTAAAACCATTATCGGACCCTTGTTGCCGGGCGGCCCGGTCTATTTTTTTAGAAAAATCCGGCGCTGGGCATCACAAGTTAATGGAACCCGTTCGTAACATTTGTTAAGCGAGGCTGGGTTTTTATGGGCCAAAGAACTTCAGGCGTTTAAAGAAGCAGAAGACTACGTTAGGCTCAGCCCGGATGGGTAAGGTTTTCGTTGCAGTCTCTGGTGAGAGAAAGAGAATGGGCGTTTTCACTCCTCCACTTGATGCTTAAATGGAGGAGTGAGCCAGAAAGCAGGACGTATCTGACAAAACTTAAAACAATCGTCCTAAAAAAATCAAGAGAGCAGCACCCCCAACGGCAATAATCAACTGGATGAGCAGGTTATCGTTGCTTGGGTCGTTGCCAAGGCGTTTGGCAATAAAGCCGCCAACAAATCCACCAATAATACCAAGAATGATATTATAAATTGCTGAGTGATGACTGCCCATCAGTACGCTGGCAATGTAGCCAGCAATGCCTCCAATCAAAATTGAATAGATAAATCCCATAGAATGTGTAAGTTAACGGTTTGGTTGATAATGTTGCAATGCTACACGAAAATGCAATAAATTGCTATGCCAGTAAGTGAAAATGATACTAAAATTTAGGTAGAATAGGTATAAACCCCCTCGGTAATTGCTTTATTGAGCACTGGCGAATTGCTACGTATACGTTGTATAGTTAACCCTTTTGCCCGTCCATAACGTATGAATCTTTTTCAACTGGCTAAGTTCTCAGCACGTGCTCGCAGGATCATAGCCTTTTCCGCAGCCGGAGTGGCAGTAGGCGGGGCTTTCATTGGAGCTTACCAGAGCCATAACCTCAATGCCGCATCGGAAAAATACCTGACAGCCTTATTTGCCCGCCTTAGCGACGATGACAAGCACGATCCAAAGTATGCCGTTGGAAGTTTGAACGTAGCCTCAGGGCTGGAAGCTACACTGTTTGCGGCCGAACCGATGCTGGTTAATCCCACAAACATCGATGTAGATGCGAAAGGGCGCGTATGGGTTTGTGAAGCCTATAACTACCGACCAGCCATCAATGGGAATCCAATCCGTAAAGAAGGCGATCGTATTGTTATTCTGGAAGACCAGAATGGCGATGGAAAGGCCGATGTTTCTAAAGTGTTCTATCAGGACCCAAGTATCGAGTCGCCACTCGGAATCTGGGTACAGGGAAATAAAGTGATTGTGTCTGATAGTCCAAATGTATGGGTCCTGACCGACGAGGATGGCGACGATAAGGCCGATAAAAAAGAACTGCTGTTTACTGGAATTGGTGGTGAGCAACACGACCACGGTATGCACACCTTTGTGTTTG harbors:
- a CDS encoding GlsB/YeaQ/YmgE family stress response membrane protein; its protein translation is MGFIYSILIGGIAGYIASVLMGSHHSAIYNIILGIIGGFVGGFIAKRLGNDPSNDNLLIQLIIAVGGAALLIFLGRLF
- the bglX gene encoding beta-glucosidase BglX — its product is MTLEEKIGQLNLLTGGEATTGSTVSNDVETKIKAGKVGGLFSMSSPQKVRKTQELAINNTRLKIPLIFGMDVIHGYRTAFPIPLGLSCSWDLELIEKSARIAATEASADGICWAYSPMVDICRDPRWGRIAEGSGEDVYLGSQIARAMVRGYQGSDLSKNNTLMACVKHYALYGAAEAGRDYNTTDMSRVRMYNEYLPPYKAALDAGAGSIMASFNEIDGIPATANKWLLTDVLRKQWGFKGLVVTDYTGINEMVDHGLGDLKTVSAKALLAGIDMDMVGEGFLTTLGQSVKDKTVAMADIDRACRKVLEAKYDLGLFDDPFRYCDDQRAKTEIFTENNRQQARSAAANSFVLLKNANKTLPLTKKGTIAVIGPLVNNRENMAGTWAVSADFAKCVSLVDGIKHGGGNNVSVVYAKGANVYSDPTQEANVSIFGKPTNRDNRSDAELIEEALKIAQTADVIVVGLGESAEMSGESASRSDIQIPQNQQDLLKALLKTGKPVVLVVFTGRPLVLTWEDANVPAILNTWFGGSEAGNAIADVLFGDVVPSGKLSVTFPRSVGQIPIYYNYKNTGRPWSGKEGFEKFRSNYLDVSNKPLYPFGYGLSYTRFDYSNLQLSARKMKRSDKLMATVTVKNVGDFDGQEVVQLYIRDKVGSNTRPVKELKGFQKIFLKKGESKTISFPISINDLKYYDNNLNYIAENGEFIVFVGTNSQDCLEANFILE
- a CDS encoding GMC family oxidoreductase; this encodes MNLNIDSIKETTYDAIVIGSGITGGWASKELTEKGMRVLMLEKGHQLEHVTGYEYAMKDPWQTKYNGRLTMEQKETHPKLMRDYPYNEMTETYWMKDTDSLYKEVKRFDWYRPNIVGGKSIMWGRQSYRLSDIDFEANAKDGIAVDWPIRYKDIAPWYSYVEKIAGISGEALGLPQLPDSDFLPPMEMYCVEKEVRKRIEKNFPGRTMTIGRVANLSKAQEAQLGVGRAPCQYRNKCSLGCPYGAYFSTQSCTLPYAAKTGRLTLRPDSVVTEIIYDENQKRATGVRVIDAVTLQGREYFAKVIFVCGSALGSTAIMLNSKSSRFPNGIGNDSEQLGHNLMDHHFRIGASGEWEGDLDKYYIGRRANGIYVPRYRNIGNDKRDYLRGFGYQGGGSRQGWQRNIAEMSFGADYKDELTKPGPWTMGLGGFGETLPYYENRMYLDKNEKDKWGMPIVVFDAELKENEKKMRVDMMNDAKEMLESAGVKNVKGYDRGSYLGMAIHEMGTARMGRDPKTSVLNGNNQMHAVKNVFVTDGACMVSASCVNPSLTYMALTARAADFAVKEMKKKNI